The genomic DNA GCCATGCCCAGCGGAAGACCCACGTAGCCCATCCCCACCACACCCACCTTCGCCTCACGCTGACGGATCCGAGTCAGCAACGGGCTCACCATAACGCGCATCTTCTCACCCTCCTCCACCTGAGGGCATGCGGGTCTTCCCGCCATGCCCATCCAAGACCATCACCCAAAAACGACGACCCACCGCAACCACGCCGGAGGCGACAACTTTCCTCCGAACACCACCACCCGCGACTCCACCTGGAGGCCGTAGCCCGGCGAATACCGGGACGTCTCCAACCGCGGGCAGACACCTGATTCAAAGAGCACCACCGCCACGGGGCTGTCCGCGGGCCCCAACTCCACCGCGAGCGGTTCGAAGATTCGCGGGGCCTCCGGGACTCGCAGCGCCCGCGCCAGCTGACCGGCGGTGGGCTCGCGCAATCTCGCCTCGCGGTCCGGAAGGTGGAGTCTCCCCGTCACTTCGTGAAGCCCCACCCCCACCAAAGATTCGACGATTCCCAGCGCGCGCTCGCGCTTGTCGAGCACGAAGGTGCGCTCCACGCCCACGGGCGAGGACAGCAGGCGGTAGCCGTCATGCCGCGCGCACAGCCGCTCCAGCTCGCCGCCCGTCTGGAACACCTGCACGCGGGCGCGCGCCGACTCGGGCAGCGCGAACAACCGATGGGGCTCCAACGGCGCCTGCTCCGCGCCATCCACCTGCAACGTGTTGTGCGCCGCCGTGGAGCGCAGGGCGTTGCGCACGGAGGGCTCGCGCGTGTACGTGCCCGTCCCCGGATCCACGATGACGGGGCGCCCTCCCAGGTGCAGCTCGAAGGAGAGCTTGTCGTTGTGGCTGTGACCCCCCACCCCGCCCTGGCCCTGGGCCCCCGCGCTCACCGTCACCACCGCCCCGGCGCCGCGCAGCACGTGGAAGCCCCCCTCGGGGAAGCTCACCGATACCGGCGCCGGCGCGGACCGCAGCGAGCGGAAGCGCTCGAGACCCGTCCGGCCCAGCAGCCACGCCGCCTCGTCCGGGAAGTCACCGCCCGAGAGGGTCGCGTCTCCGAAGATCGCGGCGCCCAGCGGCGCCAGGTAGCCCTGCTCGCGCGGATCGCGCTCCTTGAAAGGGAAGACGCGTCCCGAGTCGTTGTCCCCCACCTGCGGGGCCAGGCCCTGTTCCGAGGTCCAGGCGCGCGAGGCCGCGAACATGCCGCGCAGCCGCCGCTCATAGACGCCGCCCAGGTCCACGCCCCGCACCCGCGCCACCACGAGCGCCAGCGTGAAGAGCTCCACCGACAACCGGTGGTAGGGAATGGAGCCCTCGAAGGAGCTGCCGTCCGCGTTCACCTGCGCCACCACCTGGGCGCGCAACCCGGCCACCGCGAGCGCCGTCCGCCTGGCCGCGTCCGGAAGATCCGGGAAGAGCAAGCTCATCACCAGCAGGCCCACGAAGTTGGAGACGAGGTGGTTGTTGGGCACCGCGCCGCCATCCTCCAGATGTGACTCCACCCAGGCCGAGTGCTCCGCGAGGGATTGCAGCACGGGCACGAGGAACTCCGGCCTCCGGACCTCGGGCGCGTCCGCGAACATCCAGAGCGCCTGCGCCAGGTTGGCGCCCCTCAGCGCCACGTCCATGGGGCACGTCCACTGCACCCCCTCGCCCACGGGATTGGCCTGGAGGAAGTCCAGCGCGCGCGCCACGAAGCCCCGCGCGAAGCTCCGCCGCGCGTCCTCGTCCGAGGCCACCCAGTAGCCCTGGCCGAGCGCCACGAGGCAGTCCAGCCGCCCCAACTCCCACGGGTAC from Melittangium boletus DSM 14713 includes the following:
- a CDS encoding alginate lyase family protein — encoded protein: MGTLSYYSTIARLAPVGLARGMVRRVHGVARQALYKKRERLDERGLLEAFGVTSAEELAERALTTRLGGAWCEVGQRTSVLEALAAMPGASERALERAQAALRGEYHVFGTRVCFGEGQPVDWSLDVGSGYRYPVVPVERLLLTRPGVDPKYPWELGRLDCLVALGQGYWVASDEDARRSFARGFVARALDFLQANPVGEGVQWTCPMDVALRGANLAQALWMFADAPEVRRPEFLVPVLQSLAEHSAWVESHLEDGGAVPNNHLVSNFVGLLVMSLLFPDLPDAARRTALAVAGLRAQVVAQVNADGSSFEGSIPYHRLSVELFTLALVVARVRGVDLGGVYERRLRGMFAASRAWTSEQGLAPQVGDNDSGRVFPFKERDPREQGYLAPLGAAIFGDATLSGGDFPDEAAWLLGRTGLERFRSLRSAPAPVSVSFPEGGFHVLRGAGAVVTVSAGAQGQGGVGGHSHNDKLSFELHLGGRPVIVDPGTGTYTREPSVRNALRSTAAHNTLQVDGAEQAPLEPHRLFALPESARARVQVFQTGGELERLCARHDGYRLLSSPVGVERTFVLDKRERALGIVESLVGVGLHEVTGRLHLPDREARLREPTAGQLARALRVPEAPRIFEPLAVELGPADSPVAVVLFESGVCPRLETSRYSPGYGLQVESRVVVFGGKLSPPAWLRWVVVFG